In Flavobacteriales bacterium, the following are encoded in one genomic region:
- a CDS encoding type II toxin-antitoxin system death-on-curing family toxin, producing MNTESKNTDEKRALVAFKPTQGVTEYQVILDKGADTLWATELQIADIFGRDRTVINRHIKNAFKEGELDEAATSAKTAQVRLEGSREVQREVVHYNLDVIISVGYRVKSPLATEFRIWATDKLKEYLLKGYTINKSLLQSSAEKIKELELQIDYLNEAAFQNQKQITDGFLSIIGHYSKSFELLNKYDTEELSMEGLNEDVIYIINYDDVKKAIQELKQSLIQKGEASEIFGNEKDKSFEGILGSISQTVFGKLAYPTVEEQAAQLLYSIIKGHAFSDGNKRIGSFIFVWFLEQNNYHKNQVGKRKIDDNTLVTLALAVAQSLPEQRDTILKLIMNLIKN from the coding sequence CCAAGTAATTCTGGACAAAGGTGCTGATACTCTTTGGGCAACTGAGCTTCAAATTGCAGATATTTTTGGAAGGGATAGAACTGTTATTAATCGACATATAAAAAATGCTTTTAAAGAAGGAGAGCTTGATGAAGCAGCAACTAGTGCAAAAACTGCACAAGTTCGACTAGAAGGCAGTAGAGAAGTCCAAAGAGAAGTAGTTCATTACAACCTTGATGTAATAATATCTGTAGGATACAGAGTAAAGTCTCCTCTAGCAACGGAATTTAGAATATGGGCAACAGATAAATTAAAGGAATATTTACTTAAAGGTTACACCATAAATAAAAGCCTTCTTCAATCTAGTGCCGAAAAAATTAAAGAGCTTGAATTACAGATAGACTACTTAAATGAAGCTGCTTTTCAAAATCAAAAACAAATAACCGATGGCTTCCTTTCAATAATAGGACACTATTCAAAATCATTCGAACTTCTAAATAAATATGACACAGAAGAATTGTCAATGGAAGGATTGAATGAAGATGTTATTTACATAATAAACTACGATGACGTAAAGAAGGCAATCCAAGAACTTAAACAGTCTCTTATTCAAAAAGGAGAAGCGTCTGAAATCTTCGGAAATGAAAAAGACAAATCATTTGAAGGAATATTAGGAAGCATATCTCAAACAGTATTTGGAAAACTTGCATATCCAACAGTGGAAGAACAAGCTGCTCAGTTATTGTACTCAATAATAAAGGGACACGCCTTTAGTGATGGAAATAAAAGAATTGGATCGTTCATTTTTGTTTGGTTCCTTGAGCAGAATAATTATCACAAAAATCAAGTAGGAAAAAGAAAAATTGATGACAACACTCTTGTAACATTAGCACTTGCTGTTGCTCAAAGTTTGCCAGAGCAAAGAGATACTATTCTGAAATTAATAATGAACCTAATAAAAAACTAA
- a CDS encoding VOC family protein, which translates to MIKGLFETHLFVENLERSIDFYSKKMKLEQCHFEDERRAAFFWIGKPKQFMLGLWEKPKEEIDIRHFAFECEPDWVLNESVEYLKKHNIKCRNFLNDGTERPMVFAWMPAISIYFEDPDGHSLEYIGILDGKGKPENGIISYEKWKELEKIGTNNKVR; encoded by the coding sequence ATGATTAAAGGACTTTTTGAAACACATTTATTTGTTGAAAATCTTGAACGATCGATTGATTTTTACTCGAAAAAAATGAAATTAGAACAATGCCATTTTGAAGATGAAAGGCGAGCTGCTTTTTTTTGGATTGGAAAACCTAAGCAATTTATGTTAGGACTATGGGAAAAACCAAAAGAGGAAATTGATATAAGACATTTTGCTTTTGAATGTGAACCTGATTGGGTTTTAAATGAATCTGTTGAATATTTAAAAAAACATAATATTAAGTGTCGGAATTTCCTAAACGATGGAACTGAGAGACCTATGGTTTTTGCTTGGATGCCTGCTATATCGATATATTTTGAAGACCCTGATGGACATTCACTTGAATATATTGGAATTTTGGATGGAAAAGGAAAACCCGAAAATGGAATTATTTCTTATGAAAAATGGAAAGAATTAGAAAAAATTGGTACAAATAACAAAGTTCGATAA
- a CDS encoding GNAT family N-acetyltransferase: MKKIIESKRLILRELDISDSEDFYNLNSDPEVLKYTGDRAFSSVSEAESFLRNYNDYKKNGFGRWAVISKGSNDFIGWCGLKLNEEKLIDLGFRFFKNQWGKGYATESARASLEYGFNNLKINEVIGRASIDNKASIVVLEKLKMKFWKNDSCEGIENSVYYRINKTQYNN; this comes from the coding sequence ATGAAAAAAATAATTGAATCAAAAAGACTTATATTGCGTGAACTAGATATTTCGGATTCAGAAGATTTTTATAATCTAAATTCAGACCCTGAAGTTTTAAAATATACAGGAGATAGAGCTTTTTCATCAGTTTCTGAAGCTGAATCATTTTTGAGAAATTACAATGATTATAAAAAAAATGGATTTGGACGTTGGGCAGTAATTTCTAAGGGTTCTAATGATTTTATAGGTTGGTGTGGATTAAAACTCAATGAAGAAAAATTAATCGATTTAGGTTTTCGTTTCTTCAAAAATCAATGGGGAAAAGGTTATGCAACTGAATCGGCAAGAGCTTCTTTGGAATACGGATTCAATAACTTAAAAATTAATGAAGTTATTGGGCGAGCTTCTATTGATAATAAAGCGTCTATTGTAGTTTTAGAAAAATTGAAAATGAAATTTTGGAAAAATGACAGTTGTGAAGGGATTGAGAACTCAGTATATTATAGAATAAATAAAACGCAGTACAATAACTAA
- a CDS encoding T9SS type A sorting domain-containing protein gives MKKNLFTFSLLLFAVASAQITNQLDSIREITYYHYDDGIDTAFQSVDFEYTGNQCSKGYITYVEDTIFDNYAIDFEYGANEANVRYIDTLNNGSIDTLSHTRNLYDQNNRLVEHQLFLKIMGNSTQFIKVKYEYNSQGRINKLINYNVSQTPPVVNKVAHFYYNNSSQLDSIVETLHGDIGVANKYHYFYTNGKLTSEKIYDFSDIFWEQNKDITYTNSATQVIKETLLGENGVWESKERVTYDIINHLWDHTLSPLKLTNPFDYESNLPVNAFTQEVVEVDLNNSGTWIVDEKTKYYFTPKISVEEYQENELAKMHYEAQTGLLKITQLENYSSLSILNITGQTINEYGGIIGETNIQLPKLSTGIYIAVLQSKKGRQVLKFKL, from the coding sequence ATGAAGAAAAATCTATTCACTTTTAGTTTATTACTATTTGCAGTTGCATCTGCTCAAATTACTAATCAGTTAGATAGTATAAGGGAAATAACCTATTATCATTATGATGATGGAATTGATACCGCATTCCAGTCTGTAGACTTTGAATATACAGGAAATCAATGTTCAAAAGGGTATATAACCTATGTTGAAGATACTATTTTCGATAATTATGCTATTGATTTTGAGTATGGTGCAAATGAGGCGAATGTGCGATATATAGATACTTTAAACAATGGTTCTATAGATACTTTAAGCCACACAAGAAACTTATATGATCAAAATAACCGATTGGTGGAGCATCAATTGTTTCTGAAAATTATGGGTAATTCTACTCAGTTTATCAAAGTGAAATATGAATACAATTCACAAGGAAGAATCAATAAGTTAATAAACTATAATGTATCTCAAACACCTCCTGTGGTTAATAAAGTTGCACATTTTTATTATAATAATTCATCACAATTAGATTCTATAGTTGAAACACTTCATGGTGATATAGGAGTAGCAAATAAATATCACTATTTTTATACAAACGGGAAGCTTACTAGTGAAAAGATCTATGATTTTAGTGACATTTTTTGGGAGCAGAATAAAGATATTACTTATACCAATAGTGCGACCCAAGTAATAAAAGAAACATTACTTGGAGAAAATGGAGTTTGGGAATCTAAAGAAAGAGTAACCTATGATATTATCAACCACCTTTGGGATCATACTCTCTCGCCTCTTAAACTTACAAACCCATTTGATTATGAGAGTAATTTACCTGTAAACGCTTTTACACAAGAGGTAGTAGAAGTAGATCTCAATAATTCTGGAACTTGGATTGTAGATGAAAAGACAAAATATTATTTCACGCCAAAAATTTCTGTAGAAGAATATCAAGAAAACGAACTTGCAAAAATGCATTACGAAGCCCAAACAGGTTTGTTGAAAATTACACAATTAGAAAATTATTCTTCTTTGAGTATTTTGAATATTACAGGACAAACAATAAATGAATATGGCGGGATTATAGGAGAAACAAATATTCAACTTCCAAAATTGAGTACGGGTATTTATATTGCCGTTTTGCAAAGTAAAAAGGGGCGTCAAGTATTGAAATTTAAACTATAG
- a CDS encoding T9SS type A sorting domain-containing protein, with the protein MNRLVLVFLILYNFFPSYAQNLHRVDSSVVVDYYWNNGSLDSNSYRRHFTFIGNQCVSSENRGYYSGTSTTYTQTKYSYSPNEVRTYVTTGFFNGNSDTTREFRSIFYPNGKLKEHRDNFDFFDKKLDYKRKLYEYNSMGLLSEITYVKVYPSEQDTVQKIFLYYNANGQVDSTYSKDLIASVDYKTEYSYDLDNLLSQSKVTRKKKGIWTDDSQTNFVYEEGKVTATHYVIHSGNLKPSDRSTYFLIPFSWSELKTVEPFEDGFSLSIQTPFQAFWKKKFENYENGNWMTRVMSRMYFNTNLSVEKTSAERSKMIYLSSQKSLKLLQVDKEYSLRIYNTSGQLVSFFGNLNNQQEIDFSAFPNALYIVVLQGEEEREILKVSL; encoded by the coding sequence ATGAATAGGTTAGTTTTAGTTTTTTTGATCTTGTACAATTTTTTTCCTTCTTATGCCCAGAATCTTCACAGAGTAGATAGTTCAGTTGTGGTGGATTATTATTGGAATAATGGTTCTTTAGATTCCAATAGTTATAGAAGGCATTTTACTTTTATAGGAAACCAATGTGTTTCTAGTGAAAACAGAGGCTATTATAGTGGTACATCCACCACTTATACTCAAACAAAATATTCATATTCTCCAAATGAAGTAAGAACTTATGTTACAACTGGATTTTTTAATGGAAATAGTGATACGACAAGAGAATTTAGGAGTATTTTTTATCCAAATGGAAAGTTAAAGGAACATCGAGATAATTTTGATTTCTTTGATAAAAAATTGGATTATAAAAGAAAACTCTATGAATATAATTCAATGGGTTTATTGAGTGAAATTACTTATGTAAAAGTTTATCCTTCAGAGCAAGATACTGTTCAAAAAATATTCTTGTATTATAATGCAAATGGACAAGTAGATTCCACATATTCAAAGGATCTTATTGCCTCTGTTGATTATAAGACAGAATACTCTTATGATCTAGATAATTTATTGTCTCAAAGTAAAGTAACAAGGAAAAAGAAAGGAATATGGACAGATGATTCTCAAACAAATTTTGTTTATGAAGAAGGTAAAGTAACAGCAACGCATTATGTTATTCACTCTGGAAATTTAAAACCAAGTGATAGGAGTACCTACTTTCTAATCCCTTTTTCATGGTCTGAGCTAAAAACGGTAGAACCTTTTGAAGATGGATTTTCTTTATCTATTCAGACTCCTTTTCAGGCTTTTTGGAAAAAGAAATTTGAAAATTATGAAAACGGGAATTGGATGACTAGAGTTATGAGTCGGATGTATTTTAATACCAATCTTTCAGTTGAAAAAACCTCTGCTGAGCGTTCTAAAATGATATACCTTTCAAGTCAAAAAAGTTTAAAACTTCTCCAAGTTGATAAAGAGTATTCTTTAAGAATTTACAATACTTCGGGTCAATTGGTCTCCTTTTTTGGAAATTTAAATAATCAACAAGAAATAGATTTTTCAGCATTTCCAAATGCTTTATATATTGTTGTTTTACAAGGGGAAGAGGAACGAGAGATACTCAAAGTTAGTTTATAA
- a CDS encoding RNA methyltransferase, with amino-acid sequence MLSKAKQKYIQSLQRKKIRYKENRFIAEGKKTIDTLLQSNLEVEHLFSLQEWNQFTQYQNTNFHLISKEELDSISNMSQADDGIAIVKIPEEAINTSEISEWSILLDQVNDPGNLGTIIRLADWYGIKQIFYTKGTTDPYQPKTVQASMGAIGNITISEVPDHFLSNIELPSFGTVMDGEALKAGDFPEKGILIMGNEANGIRPNILEQADKKIRIDAHSNTLSESLNVAMATGIFLDRIFH; translated from the coding sequence ATGTTATCAAAAGCTAAACAAAAGTACATACAATCTCTCCAAAGAAAAAAGATTAGATATAAAGAAAACCGATTTATCGCCGAAGGGAAAAAAACCATCGACACACTCTTGCAGTCTAATCTTGAAGTAGAACATCTGTTTTCTTTACAAGAATGGAACCAATTTACGCAATATCAAAATACTAATTTTCACTTAATTTCAAAAGAAGAATTAGATTCTATTTCCAATATGTCTCAGGCTGACGATGGTATTGCTATTGTAAAAATACCTGAAGAAGCTATTAATACTTCAGAAATATCGGAATGGAGTATTTTATTGGATCAAGTAAACGACCCTGGAAACCTTGGGACTATTATCCGTTTAGCAGACTGGTATGGTATCAAACAAATTTTTTACACCAAAGGAACTACAGATCCTTATCAACCCAAAACGGTTCAAGCTTCTATGGGTGCTATTGGAAATATTACAATCTCTGAAGTTCCTGATCATTTTTTATCCAATATTGAGCTTCCAAGTTTTGGAACGGTGATGGATGGCGAAGCTCTAAAAGCTGGAGATTTTCCTGAAAAAGGTATTTTAATTATGGGAAATGAAGCAAATGGAATCCGCCCAAATATCTTGGAACAGGCTGACAAAAAAATTAGAATTGATGCACATTCCAATACTTTATCGGAGTCTTTAAATGTGGCTATGGCAACAGGAATCTTTCTAGATCGAATTTTTCATTAA
- a CDS encoding BamA/TamA family outer membrane protein, with translation MKRMIANKIILGKIIRFLFILGLSAHFLSCSVTKGVPETQSILTGLEIFIDGKKSQDEEILSYIKQKPKKKFMGLKNVKVLYDPAATENSREQLHFYFKNKSYFQNRVTVEEITKKRKTKVIYRVYRGKSYPVSQMDKTGIKDSAIAHLIERFPYENRLREGDAYDYWKIAEERLHIKKLLASKGYFDFNENNIRFVADTLGKNGNVELRYLIHRRISEDSVVSNFKKYTYEDIYIRLIDSKSDAVVKIDTVKYPELTIYLENNKPFPLKKQVITSSLLFKKGDLYNREAIDLTYSKLNNLNVFEQIRINISESSPQNIAIFIELNEQKRYSQTQLLEGIHHTGAFGISGRIELTRRNLFRGGETWGVKLFGSMRGDLNNLGENERFNFFSIHSYGLETDITFPKILSPFNTQKLFPPTSYAKTKVALSFNRFKNPLYGRVESSAYFGYSWKFGKTGHQLNPVQINFIRMDENSDLSGFSGPEIQQNFSNFANPSTSYVFTYNNQNPRKSLDYDYFIGRVEFSGNILRTLGNLTSIFKTTEEGTYTVLGIPFSQYIKLDLDYRHFFKFGTKTELGVRMFTGLGIPYGNSVSLPFNKQYTIGGSNDIRAFPPIVSEPGEYSDNNRLNYSADIKLELNVEYRFAIYESFKGAFFVDAGNVWDLRESRDNEGNLLRPGATFALDNFYTQLYLGTGVGLRFDFDFAVFRVDLGYPLYDPTLGKRNPNYDKNQPGSQEYISLPRSERWIINQPFTTSNVQLNIGIGYPF, from the coding sequence ATGAAACGAATGATAGCGAATAAAATTATTCTGGGTAAAATTATACGATTCCTTTTTATTTTAGGGCTGTCTGCTCATTTTTTGTCATGTAGTGTTACTAAAGGGGTTCCAGAAACCCAATCTATTCTTACGGGTTTAGAGATTTTTATTGACGGAAAAAAAAGTCAGGATGAAGAAATCCTTTCATATATCAAGCAAAAGCCTAAGAAAAAGTTCATGGGTCTCAAAAATGTAAAAGTCCTATATGATCCGGCTGCTACAGAGAATTCAAGAGAACAGCTACATTTTTATTTTAAAAATAAATCCTATTTCCAAAACCGTGTAACGGTTGAAGAAATTACCAAAAAACGAAAAACGAAAGTAATCTATAGAGTTTACAGAGGAAAATCTTATCCTGTTTCTCAAATGGATAAAACAGGAATAAAAGATTCGGCGATTGCCCATTTGATAGAACGATTTCCTTATGAAAATAGACTAAGAGAAGGTGATGCCTACGATTATTGGAAAATAGCAGAGGAACGACTACACATTAAAAAATTATTGGCAAGTAAAGGATATTTTGATTTTAATGAAAATAATATCCGTTTTGTTGCGGATACTTTGGGTAAAAATGGAAATGTTGAACTTAGATATCTTATTCATAGGAGAATATCTGAGGATTCTGTGGTTTCTAATTTTAAAAAATATACCTATGAAGATATTTATATCAGATTGATTGATTCTAAGTCAGATGCTGTAGTAAAGATTGATACAGTAAAGTATCCTGAACTCACCATTTACTTAGAAAACAATAAGCCTTTTCCTTTAAAAAAACAGGTAATTACTTCAAGTCTTTTGTTCAAAAAAGGGGACTTATATAATAGAGAAGCAATAGATTTAACCTATTCTAAGCTCAATAATTTGAATGTATTTGAGCAAATTAGAATTAATATATCTGAGTCATCACCTCAAAATATTGCCATTTTTATAGAACTCAACGAACAAAAACGCTATTCTCAGACACAACTTTTGGAAGGGATCCACCATACTGGAGCATTTGGTATTTCTGGAAGAATAGAGCTTACGAGGCGTAATCTATTTAGAGGAGGGGAAACCTGGGGAGTAAAGTTATTTGGATCCATGAGGGGAGATCTCAATAATTTGGGGGAAAATGAAAGATTCAACTTTTTCAGTATTCATTCCTATGGTCTTGAAACGGATATCACATTCCCGAAAATTTTATCTCCGTTTAATACCCAGAAACTATTTCCACCCACCAGTTATGCTAAAACAAAGGTAGCATTGAGTTTTAATAGATTCAAAAACCCTTTGTATGGAAGGGTAGAGTCGAGTGCTTATTTTGGTTATTCTTGGAAATTTGGAAAAACAGGGCATCAACTAAATCCTGTTCAGATCAACTTTATTAGAATGGATGAAAACTCTGATTTATCAGGTTTTTCGGGTCCAGAGATTCAACAGAATTTTTCCAATTTTGCCAACCCATCTACCAGTTATGTATTTACTTATAATAATCAAAATCCAAGAAAATCACTAGATTATGATTACTTTATAGGACGGGTGGAATTTAGTGGAAATATACTCAGAACCTTAGGTAATCTTACGAGTATTTTTAAGACTACAGAAGAGGGTACTTATACCGTTTTGGGAATTCCATTTTCTCAATACATCAAACTAGATTTGGATTATCGACATTTTTTTAAGTTTGGAACGAAAACAGAATTAGGAGTTCGGATGTTTACCGGTCTTGGAATCCCTTACGGAAATTCTGTATCACTACCGTTTAACAAGCAATATACTATTGGAGGTTCTAACGATATTCGTGCTTTTCCTCCTATAGTCTCAGAACCTGGAGAATACAGCGATAACAATCGCCTCAATTATTCCGCAGATATTAAATTAGAGCTTAATGTTGAATATCGTTTTGCCATCTATGAATCCTTTAAAGGAGCATTTTTTGTAGATGCAGGAAATGTTTGGGATTTAAGAGAATCTCGTGATAATGAAGGGAATTTATTGAGACCAGGAGCAACTTTCGCTTTAGATAATTTCTATACCCAATTGTACTTGGGTACAGGAGTTGGTTTAAGATTCGATTTCGATTTTGCTGTTTTTAGAGTCGATTTAGGATATCCGCTTTATGATCCTACTTTGGGTAAAAGAAATCCAAATTACGACAAAAATCAACCAGGGAGTCAAGAGTATATCTCACTACCAAGATCTGAAAGGTGGATTATTAATCAGCCTTTTACCACTTCTAATGTTCAGCTAAATATTGGAATTGGATATCCTTTTTAG